The Daphnia magna isolate NIES unplaced genomic scaffold, ASM2063170v1.1 Dm_contigs419, whole genome shotgun sequence genome contains the following window.
CTTCTTCATCACGCCCTGCTTGAATTAATGCTGCCGTTGCATAACGTTTTATACTTGAAGATGAGGGCTTTAGCTCAACAAGCTCTAACATCTCATCAGCCGCTTCGTTGTATCGGCCTGAAAATTTTAATGCTCGAGCATTTAATAAATGTATATGAGGGTTATTTTTAGACAAGTTgcgacatttttttaaatagtttgCTGCATCAACAAACCGaccttttttcaaaagttgttcacttaaaaacaaatttacttGCAGGTTTTCTTCTGCATTTTTAGACGCGCTTTCAAGCTGTTCAAGAATGTCCTCAATATCCTCGCCCGTCGCAATGAGCGTTTTAGCCTTTAAAAGTAATGCTTTTATGTCGAATGGCTCTttattttcaaagatttgTATAATTTTTTGCACTAAAGGGTAGTCATTGCAATCGTATGCAATTTGAGCGGAAAGAATACACATTTCTGTATGGTTTTGGTGAAAATCAATTGCCTTGATTATTTGCAGGCATTCGGATTGTCGATTCACCCGAGACATTGCTAAAAGTGACATTTGTAATAAACGCGTTTCTTGTTGCCACTCGGATTGATATTCCATCGCCAAGTGAGCTGCTTTTTCTGACTCATTGGCCTGCAAATGCAACTGAATTATTTGACTAACTAAATTTAGATTATTCTTTTGCAATGACAAAGCCTGCGTGAAATGCAATGCGGCCTCAGCTCGATTGCCTTGTCTTACCTCTATGCTCGCAAGCGTAGTCAAATCAAGTACAGAATTCGGATGACTTTCTAAAACAATTTTCCCTACTTGGGCTGCTTGACTATAGTTTTTAGATTTTATCAAAGGAGCCACTAATGCTCTACGGAGCAAGGTGCAATTTCGATAATCAGTCAAGTCTGAGTGATTGAAAGTACAAATGCCTAAATCGGGcatgttatttttaaatgctaaTATGCCCTTTTGCACTTTTTCAATATTTGAGAGTTCACGTGTACGCTCAATATCTTCGACAATAATCCAAGCCTCATGCCAGCGCTCAGCATCAATCATTTCGTTTATTCGAGCGAAGGATTCTGAATGGTCTTCCATTTATAAACTCTTTGTAAAATTAAGGGCGAGAATTGGTTCTAAGAATTGACATCAACACGGTGACCAAACCATACAAACCCGACAAAACAATTAGACTTAATAGAACAACCATAAATTTTTTAGGTTCGGCTGGCATCACAGATGCTGTGGGCGGAACTATTGTCAAAAAATATTGTCTTTGTTTAAAAGCTTCCGCGTTGACCTGCTCAACATTTCTGAGAGCCGACTCCCATTTTTGTTGAGCGATGTCTTTTTCTAGcgttaatttttcaaaattggaCAATACGTTATTTAAGGCTTTATCCCCATTGCCCACCAAACGCTGCTTTAAATCAGCTTGCTGCTGAAACAAAACAGATAGCCTTTCTTTTAAACGTTTAACCACGGGACTTGAGCCAACCCCGGCTTTTTTATAGACGCCGATTTCTCGTTCggcatcttttatttttatgccAACATCATTTATGCTTGCGTAGGTTGAAGCCATGGTGTCTCTTGGACTCAAGTCACCATTTGCAATTTGTAAATCGACCAATTTTCGACGAACGTTTTGCAGTTCTTGCTCACTTGcctttaatttttgtttggcATCCAAACTCTTATCCAAAATCATTCTTTCAGATAAATCGTTTACCCAAGCTTCAACGTATGACAATAATACATTTGAAAATCGCTCTG
Protein-coding sequences here:
- the LOC123468681 gene encoding vi polysaccharide export protein VexE-like; translation: MEDHSESFARINEMIDAERWHEAWIIVEDIERTRELSNIEKVQKGILAFKNNMPDLGICTFNHSDLTDYRNCTLLRRALVAPLIKSKNYSQAAQVGKIVLESHPNSVLDLTTLASIEVRQGNRAEAALHFTQALSLQKNNLNLVSQIIQLHLQANESEKAAHLAMEYQSEWQQETRLLQMSLLAMSRVNRQSECLQIIKAIDFHQNHTEMCILSAQIAYDCNDYPLVQKIIQIFENKEPFDIKALLLKAKTLIATGEDIEDILEQLESASKNAEENLQVNLFLSEQLLKKGRFVDAANYLKKCRNLSKNNPHIHLLNARALKFSGRYNEAADEMLELVELKPSSSSIKRYATAALIQAGRDEEAQTLFDADVESRKAALPETFEKGMLLLSEKINEVKIPQSRLDWLWQILQTHSPDDLPNRAVYELSAKWGHLLDHFILEWLECCPMQADEVMQLLPNLDDVETRIIDSQLANENGLIIASAHIGMLYAGPMILELLGIENKWLASTPSISSMAYSKNLISTSENTESQVVRKVLKALNLGEAVTIAVDGAMSPAAPTIGFEGKKVTFSDFAARMSHRTSAPSFFAVPFWLNNQLELVFKELPTPNNGEAIEIFCQRWREAFLQFLRDFILEHPENARLSGGIWRGV